The following are encoded in a window of Candidatus Fluviicola riflensis genomic DNA:
- a CDS encoding methylmalonyl-CoA carboxyltransferase, which produces MNDRNNELREKREKAQLGGGQARIDKQHTQGKLSARERITLLLDEGSFQEIGMFVEHRATSFGLDKLKSPGDGVVTGFGTVHGRLIYVFSQDFTVLGGSLSETHAEKICKVLELAMKNGAPVIGLNDSGGARIQEGVVSLAGYADIFYLNTRASGVVPQISVIMGPCAGGAVYSPALTDFIFMVEDTSYMFVTGPNVVKTVTHEEVSSEDLGGAKAHAEKSGVTHFTAANDVECLRKVRELVTYMPQNTLELPPIASSKPFSKDKLNRIQHIIPDNSNSPYDIREVVDCLIDDDTFREVQQDFATNIVVGFARLDGRSIGVVANQPASMAGVLDIDSSRKGARFVRFCDAFNIPLLVLEDVPGFLPGTDQEWRGIITHGAKLLYAFSEATVPRVTVITRKAYGGAFDVMNSKNIGADLNYAWPTAEIAVMGAKGAAEIIFKSEIAAAENKEAKWKEKEAEYAEMFANPYRAAERGFVDDVILPEETRSKLIAAFKMLENKSETLPKKKHGNIPL; this is translated from the coding sequence ATGAACGATCGCAATAACGAGTTACGGGAAAAACGAGAAAAAGCCCAGCTGGGAGGCGGACAAGCGCGCATTGACAAACAACATACCCAGGGAAAACTGAGTGCCCGCGAACGCATTACGTTGCTGCTTGACGAAGGATCTTTCCAGGAAATCGGAATGTTCGTTGAGCACCGCGCTACTTCTTTCGGACTGGATAAACTGAAAAGTCCGGGAGATGGCGTAGTTACCGGTTTCGGGACCGTTCACGGGCGATTGATTTATGTGTTTTCACAGGATTTTACCGTACTGGGCGGCTCACTTTCTGAAACGCATGCCGAAAAAATCTGCAAAGTATTGGAATTGGCCATGAAAAATGGTGCTCCGGTGATCGGATTGAACGATTCGGGTGGTGCGCGCATCCAGGAAGGTGTGGTTTCACTGGCGGGTTATGCCGATATTTTTTACCTGAACACTCGTGCTTCGGGTGTTGTGCCGCAAATCAGCGTGATCATGGGACCTTGTGCGGGTGGAGCTGTTTACAGTCCGGCGCTGACGGATTTTATTTTCATGGTCGAAGACACTTCGTATATGTTTGTTACCGGCCCGAATGTGGTGAAAACCGTTACACACGAAGAAGTTTCGAGTGAAGATTTGGGTGGCGCGAAAGCACATGCCGAGAAATCAGGTGTTACGCATTTCACCGCTGCCAACGATGTGGAATGTTTGCGAAAAGTGCGTGAATTGGTGACGTACATGCCGCAAAACACGCTGGAACTTCCACCGATTGCGAGCAGTAAACCGTTTAGCAAAGACAAACTGAATCGCATTCAGCATATTATTCCTGATAATTCCAACTCACCATACGACATTCGCGAGGTAGTTGATTGTTTGATCGACGACGATACATTCCGTGAGGTACAACAGGATTTCGCTACCAATATCGTGGTTGGTTTTGCGCGTCTGGACGGCCGTTCCATCGGAGTTGTTGCCAACCAGCCGGCTTCAATGGCGGGAGTGCTTGACATCGATTCCTCACGAAAAGGTGCTCGTTTTGTCCGTTTTTGCGATGCTTTTAATATTCCGTTGCTGGTACTGGAAGATGTTCCGGGCTTTTTACCGGGAACCGATCAGGAATGGCGCGGGATTATTACACATGGTGCTAAATTGTTGTATGCTTTCTCGGAAGCAACTGTTCCGCGCGTGACCGTGATTACCCGTAAAGCTTACGGTGGTGCATTTGACGTAATGAATAGTAAAAATATCGGTGCCGATCTGAATTATGCCTGGCCAACGGCTGAAATTGCGGTAATGGGCGCAAAAGGCGCTGCCGAAATTATTTTCAAATCGGAAATCGCAGCGGCTGAAAACAAAGAGGCAAAATGGAAAGAAAAAGAAGCCGAGTACGCTGAAATGTTTGCCAATCCTTATCGCGCAGCCGAGCGTGGTTTTGTAGATGATGTAATTTTACCCGAAGAAACACGCTCAAAACTGATTGCTGCTTTCAAAATGCTGGAAAACAAATCGGAGACCTTGCCGAAGAAAAAACATGGGAACATCCCACTTTAA
- a CDS encoding isoleucine--tRNA ligase, with amino-acid sequence MSQKYQEYNRLDLPNVAEEVLQKWKANAVFEASVSSREGKTPYVFFEGPPSANGLPGIHHVMARSIKDIFCRYKTLKGFQVKRKAGWDTHGLPVELGVEKELGITKEDIGTKISVEEYNKACREAVMRYTDIWNRLTEKMGYWVDMNDPYITYEPKYMESVWWLLGELYNKNLLYKGYTIQPYSPAAGTGLSSHELNQPGCYQDVKDTTVVAQFKVLDGSASPFGGGLRGRTSDENTFSENTFFLAWTTTPWTLPSNTALCVGPKIDYVLVETFNQYTHEPINVILAKDLVSIQFGKGYEYAANIDLEELEKDENSGALILRDDQKFLNYKPGDKTIPYFISGSCKGSDLVGIRYEQLLPGALPYEKPEEAFRVISGDFVTTSDGTGIVHIAPTFGADDARVATESGVPAMLVLDENNNPVPLVDLRGRFRKEVPQWAGMFVKNEYYADDEKPEKSVDVQISIFLKEQNRAFKVEKYEHSYPHCWRTDKPVLYYPLDSWFIKVTDVKERMVALNNTIQWKPESTGTGRFGNWLENANDWNLSRSRYWGIPIPIWSTEDRAEQICISSVEQLKAECDKAVAAGVMAENPLAGFVPNDFSEENYAQLDLHKNYVDLIVLVSPSGKPMKRESDLIDVWFDSGAMPYAQWHYPFENKNLIDSGAGFPADFIAEGVDQTRGWFYTLHAIATMVFDSVAYKNVVSNGLVLDKNGVKMSKRLGNAVDPFETLAEYGPDATRWYMITNAQPWDNLKFDKDGITEVQRKLFGTLYNTYSFFTLYANIDGFSYAEDEIALNERPEIDRWILSKLHTLTAQVDLAYESYEPTRAGRLIQEFVSDQLSNWYVRLCRRRFWKGDYSADKISAYQTLYTCLETVALLASPIAPFYPDQLFTDLNNVTGKHAVNSVHLADFPVSDPSLIDTELEAQMDIAQRVSSLVLALRKKEKIRVRQPLQKIMVPILNEQFAKNILHVKELILSEVNVKELELLDASNTVFVKSIKPNFKTIGPKYGKQMKAIAALVAEFDQGDIAGVELNAGWKGEVMGDVIELDLPDFEIRAEDIPGWLVASEGGMTVALDSTITEELRQEGIARELVNRVQNLRKDSGLEVTDRIQLTLESTAEIQSAIAQNQEYVCNEVLATKITFGKVDVSPQVIDLLEEGDAKIGLVKA; translated from the coding sequence ATGAGTCAAAAATATCAGGAATACAATCGATTGGATTTGCCCAATGTGGCAGAAGAAGTGTTGCAGAAATGGAAAGCAAACGCTGTCTTCGAAGCATCCGTTTCTTCGCGTGAAGGAAAAACCCCGTACGTTTTCTTTGAAGGCCCGCCTTCGGCAAACGGATTACCAGGAATTCACCACGTAATGGCCCGATCGATTAAAGATATTTTTTGCCGCTACAAAACCCTGAAAGGGTTCCAGGTAAAGCGTAAAGCCGGTTGGGATACGCATGGTTTGCCGGTTGAATTGGGCGTGGAAAAAGAATTGGGAATCACCAAAGAAGACATCGGCACCAAAATTTCGGTCGAAGAATACAACAAAGCCTGTCGTGAAGCAGTCATGCGCTACACCGACATCTGGAATCGCCTGACCGAAAAAATGGGATATTGGGTCGATATGAACGATCCTTACATCACCTACGAACCCAAATACATGGAATCGGTTTGGTGGTTGCTGGGCGAATTGTACAACAAGAATTTATTATACAAAGGATATACGATTCAACCGTATTCTCCGGCCGCTGGAACCGGTTTGTCATCGCACGAACTGAACCAGCCGGGTTGTTACCAGGATGTAAAAGATACAACTGTTGTCGCACAATTTAAAGTTTTAGACGGCTCTGCCTCCCCCTTTGGAGGGGGATTGAGGGGGAGGACATCTGATGAGAATACTTTTTCAGAAAACACCTTCTTCCTCGCCTGGACAACAACTCCATGGACACTTCCTTCCAATACCGCATTGTGCGTTGGCCCGAAAATCGATTACGTATTGGTAGAAACGTTTAACCAATATACTCACGAGCCGATCAATGTGATTCTTGCGAAAGATCTTGTAAGCATTCAATTTGGAAAGGGTTATGAATATGCTGCAAATATTGATTTGGAAGAATTAGAGAAAGATGAAAATTCTGGTGCTCTAATTTTGAGAGATGATCAAAAGTTCTTGAATTATAAACCTGGAGATAAAACCATTCCTTATTTCATCTCCGGTTCCTGCAAAGGCTCCGATTTAGTCGGCATTCGCTACGAACAATTGCTTCCCGGAGCATTGCCATACGAAAAACCGGAAGAAGCGTTCCGCGTTATCAGTGGTGATTTTGTTACCACATCAGACGGTACGGGAATCGTACATATTGCACCGACCTTTGGTGCGGATGATGCGCGCGTTGCTACAGAATCGGGCGTTCCTGCGATGCTGGTATTGGATGAAAACAACAATCCGGTTCCGCTGGTAGATTTGCGTGGACGTTTCCGGAAGGAAGTTCCACAATGGGCCGGCATGTTTGTGAAAAACGAATACTATGCCGACGACGAGAAACCGGAGAAATCAGTCGACGTACAAATCTCGATCTTTTTAAAAGAGCAGAACCGTGCGTTCAAAGTCGAGAAATACGAACACAGTTATCCGCATTGCTGGCGAACCGATAAACCGGTTTTGTATTATCCGCTCGACTCCTGGTTTATCAAAGTAACCGACGTGAAAGAACGTATGGTAGCGTTGAATAATACCATTCAGTGGAAACCGGAATCGACCGGAACGGGACGTTTTGGAAACTGGCTCGAAAATGCCAATGACTGGAACCTGTCGCGCTCGCGTTATTGGGGAATTCCGATCCCGATCTGGTCTACAGAAGACCGTGCAGAGCAGATCTGCATCAGTTCGGTTGAACAACTCAAAGCTGAATGCGATAAGGCAGTGGCCGCAGGAGTTATGGCGGAAAATCCGTTGGCGGGTTTTGTGCCGAATGATTTTTCGGAAGAAAATTATGCGCAACTCGATTTACATAAAAATTATGTCGATTTGATCGTATTGGTTTCACCTTCAGGCAAACCGATGAAGCGTGAAAGTGATTTGATCGACGTGTGGTTTGATTCGGGCGCAATGCCTTATGCACAATGGCATTATCCATTTGAAAATAAAAATCTGATCGATTCGGGAGCCGGTTTTCCTGCCGATTTCATTGCTGAAGGCGTGGATCAAACCCGTGGCTGGTTTTATACCCTGCATGCAATTGCGACAATGGTTTTTGACAGTGTTGCCTACAAAAATGTGGTTTCCAACGGATTGGTACTTGATAAAAACGGCGTGAAAATGTCGAAACGATTGGGGAACGCTGTTGATCCGTTTGAAACATTGGCTGAATACGGCCCTGATGCGACGCGCTGGTACATGATCACCAATGCGCAACCGTGGGACAATCTGAAATTTGATAAAGATGGAATTACCGAGGTGCAACGCAAGTTGTTCGGGACGCTTTACAATACTTATTCGTTCTTTACTTTATACGCCAACATCGACGGTTTCTCATATGCCGAAGATGAGATCGCATTAAACGAACGTCCTGAAATTGACCGTTGGATCTTATCGAAACTACACACATTGACCGCGCAGGTTGATCTGGCATACGAAAGCTATGAACCAACACGTGCCGGACGTTTGATCCAGGAATTTGTTTCCGATCAACTCTCCAATTGGTATGTGCGCTTATGCCGTCGTCGTTTCTGGAAAGGTGATTATTCGGCAGATAAGATTTCGGCCTACCAAACACTTTATACTTGTTTGGAAACTGTGGCCTTGCTTGCTTCGCCGATTGCGCCGTTCTATCCCGATCAGTTGTTTACCGATTTGAATAACGTCACCGGAAAACACGCTGTAAATTCGGTGCATTTGGCTGATTTCCCGGTAAGTGATCCATCATTGATCGATACGGAACTCGAAGCACAAATGGATATCGCTCAACGCGTTTCGTCATTGGTATTGGCCTTGCGTAAAAAGGAGAAAATCCGTGTGCGTCAGCCATTGCAGAAAATCATGGTCCCAATTCTCAACGAGCAGTTCGCGAAAAACATTCTGCATGTAAAGGAATTGATTCTTTCAGAAGTAAACGTAAAAGAACTGGAGTTACTCGATGCGTCGAACACGGTTTTCGTGAAATCGATTAAACCGAATTTCAAAACCATCGGACCAAAATATGGTAAGCAAATGAAAGCCATTGCTGCTTTGGTTGCCGAGTTTGATCAGGGCGATATCGCCGGAGTAGAACTCAATGCCGGGTGGAAAGGTGAAGTCATGGGAGACGTGATCGAGTTGGATTTACCCGATTTTGAGATCCGTGCCGAAGATATTCCGGGTTGGCTGGTTGCTTCCGAAGGCGGAATGACCGTTGCTTTGGACAGCACCATCACAGAAGAATTACGCCAGGAAGGAATTGCCCGCGAGTTGGTGAACCGTGTTCAAAACCTGCGAAAAGATTCCGGACTGGAAGTCACAGACCGTATTCAACTGACGTTGGAAAGCACTGCTGAAATTCAATCGGCGATTGCCCAAAACCAGGAATATGTGTGTAACGAGGTTTTGGCAACCAAAATCACCTTCGGAAAGGTAGATGTTTCCCCGCAAGTAATTGATTTATTGGAAGAAGGTGACGCAAAGATTGGATTGGTGAAAGCGTAA
- the hemA gene encoding glutamyl-tRNA reductase, whose protein sequence is MLTHFHTIAFTHRNLDVSAIGKLHIEAENQLDRFNPVKEQLHIGELLFLSTCNRVEFLLVGPQAASIDFLTTFFKQLYPDFTQETVDFYVANASVVSNIEAIDHILRVASSIDSLVIGEREIITQVRHAYDAAHKNGFSGDFIRLLIKHVIQTAKRVYTETKISMKPVSVVSIAYQRLQGMDVPSDARVLVVGAGVTNTAMCRFLKKHGMSSFVVFNRTLSKAQALAEELGGSAFPLDQLSDHTGGFDILVTCTGAEETIITPEIYNTLLQGDTAPKVTIDLALPNDIHASVHKQFPTRQISINVLQTISDNHLQERSQEIEHVEAILAEAIESFSHLLKLRRIEIAMRPVPQMVKDIKATAFNDVFKTELENMDANSKELLEKIVGYMEKKYMSMPMKMAKEILIKH, encoded by the coding sequence GTGCTGACTCATTTTCATACCATCGCTTTTACACATCGCAACCTTGATGTTTCGGCTATCGGAAAGCTTCATATTGAAGCTGAAAATCAGCTGGATCGTTTTAATCCGGTAAAAGAGCAACTGCACATCGGCGAATTACTTTTCCTGTCTACCTGCAACCGCGTTGAATTCCTTCTGGTTGGTCCGCAGGCAGCTTCCATTGACTTTCTAACAACATTTTTCAAACAGCTTTACCCTGATTTCACCCAGGAAACAGTTGATTTTTATGTGGCCAACGCTAGTGTTGTTTCCAATATCGAAGCAATCGATCATATTTTGAGGGTCGCTTCATCCATTGATTCATTGGTAATCGGTGAGCGAGAGATTATCACGCAAGTTCGCCATGCCTACGATGCCGCCCACAAAAATGGCTTTTCGGGTGATTTTATCCGGTTGCTGATCAAACATGTGATCCAAACTGCCAAACGCGTTTATACCGAAACCAAAATTTCGATGAAACCTGTTTCGGTTGTTTCCATTGCTTACCAGCGTTTGCAAGGCATGGATGTTCCTTCTGATGCACGCGTTTTGGTCGTTGGTGCCGGAGTTACCAATACCGCAATGTGCCGTTTCCTAAAAAAACACGGAATGTCTTCGTTTGTGGTATTCAACCGAACATTATCCAAAGCACAAGCCCTCGCTGAAGAATTGGGTGGCTCAGCTTTTCCGTTGGACCAATTATCCGATCATACCGGCGGTTTCGATATTCTTGTAACATGCACCGGAGCCGAAGAAACAATCATTACTCCGGAAATTTATAACACACTTCTTCAGGGCGATACAGCTCCGAAAGTCACTATAGACCTGGCATTACCGAATGATATTCATGCAAGCGTCCACAAGCAATTTCCAACGCGCCAGATCTCGATCAATGTATTGCAAACCATTTCCGACAATCACTTGCAGGAACGTTCGCAGGAAATCGAGCACGTAGAAGCTATTTTAGCAGAAGCAATCGAATCATTCAGCCACTTGTTGAAACTGCGTCGCATTGAAATCGCGATGCGCCCGGTTCCGCAAATGGTAAAAGACATCAAAGCAACGGCTTTCAATGACGTGTTCAAAACCGAATTGGAAAACATGGACGCCAACTCGAAAGAACTGCTCGAAAAAATCGTTGGCTACATGGAGAAAAAATACATGAGCATGCCCATGAAAATGGCCAAAGAAATCCTTATTAAACATTAA
- a CDS encoding hydroxymethylbilane synthase, translated as MLSIRIGSRGSDLALWQANHVKQQLEALGAEVSITVIKTQGDQIQHLSFDKLEGKGFFTKEIEQALLDNEIDLAVHSHKDLETTPPEGLIIAAVSEREHPSDVLLIHPRAVDTTQHWNLKQKAVVGTSSARRKSQLVAFRDDTAIKDLRGNVPTRLQKLIDGEYDAILLAKAGLDRLNLDLSAVHVEVLDPEEFIPAPAQGVLALQIRETDTGLFEFMQALHHPDVQARIIMERTVLNRLQGGCQLPLGVYCPEEGRLLVSYAEAWEDGAQWFQFEGPHDLEMVDVVLDALLTPEEEDED; from the coding sequence ATGCTTTCAATCCGAATTGGTTCCCGCGGCAGTGATCTTGCATTGTGGCAGGCCAACCACGTGAAACAACAACTCGAAGCACTTGGTGCCGAAGTTTCTATTACTGTTATCAAAACACAGGGCGATCAGATTCAGCACCTGAGCTTTGATAAACTGGAAGGAAAAGGATTCTTTACCAAAGAAATCGAACAGGCGCTCCTCGATAATGAGATCGATCTGGCTGTCCATTCACACAAGGATTTGGAAACAACACCTCCCGAAGGATTGATCATTGCTGCAGTTTCCGAACGCGAACATCCTTCCGATGTGTTACTGATTCATCCGCGTGCGGTAGACACGACGCAACACTGGAATCTTAAGCAGAAAGCAGTAGTGGGAACATCATCTGCCCGCCGGAAATCGCAGCTCGTCGCTTTTAGAGACGATACGGCGATCAAGGATTTACGTGGAAATGTACCGACACGTTTGCAAAAACTCATCGACGGGGAATACGACGCTATTTTATTGGCGAAAGCCGGTTTGGACCGCTTGAACCTTGATCTGTCTGCGGTTCACGTTGAAGTATTGGATCCGGAAGAATTTATTCCCGCCCCAGCTCAAGGAGTTTTGGCCTTGCAAATTCGCGAAACCGACACCGGTTTGTTTGAATTCATGCAGGCGTTGCATCATCCGGATGTTCAGGCACGTATCATTATGGAACGAACCGTTTTGAATCGTCTCCAAGGTGGTTGTCAGCTTCCGTTGGGCGTTTATTGTCCGGAAGAAGGACGATTATTGGTTTCGTATGCCGAAGCCTGGGAAGACGGTGCGCAGTGGTTCCAGTTTGAAGGCCCGCATGATTTGGAAATGGTTGATGTGGTACTCGACGCTTTGTTGACACCCGAAGAAGAAGATGAAGACTAA
- a CDS encoding pseudouridine synthase: protein MLVMNTRKPSGGAKKLAAKGRTTGSAPSKSRTSGSSAPKKFADRKPFDKKFTDQKVTDRKVKPEEEGDVRKPHFPPKVRKGDPLPSFNEDEIRLNKYLSNAGVCSRREADVLIQSGVVSINGTVVTEMGYKVKKGDSVQYDGETINAETKRYVLLNKPKDFITTMDDPWGRKTVMGLVMKACKERIYPVGRLDRDTTGLLLFTNDGDLAKKLTHPRYEAKKIYHVEANRPVSKEHLEELMKGIELDDGLIKCDQAEYVKDGASAREVGIEIHSGKNRIVRRMFEKLGYEVVKLDRVQFASLTKKDLPRGFYRHLTDKEVAFLKMTK from the coding sequence ATGCTCGTGATGAACACAAGAAAACCGAGTGGTGGTGCCAAAAAGCTCGCTGCAAAAGGTAGAACTACCGGATCTGCCCCTTCAAAATCAAGAACCTCAGGTTCTTCAGCTCCCAAGAAATTTGCTGATCGCAAACCCTTCGACAAGAAATTTACCGATCAGAAAGTAACCGACAGAAAAGTTAAACCCGAAGAGGAAGGTGATGTGCGTAAACCGCATTTTCCACCGAAAGTACGCAAAGGCGATCCGCTTCCTTCGTTTAACGAAGATGAGATCCGTTTGAACAAATACCTTTCCAATGCAGGAGTGTGCTCACGCCGTGAAGCCGATGTACTCATTCAAAGTGGTGTGGTTAGCATCAACGGAACAGTGGTAACCGAAATGGGTTACAAAGTGAAAAAAGGCGATTCCGTTCAATACGACGGTGAAACGATCAATGCCGAAACCAAACGTTACGTGTTGCTCAATAAACCGAAAGATTTCATTACCACCATGGACGATCCATGGGGGCGAAAAACCGTAATGGGATTGGTCATGAAAGCTTGTAAAGAACGCATTTACCCGGTTGGAAGGCTTGATCGCGATACAACAGGCTTGTTATTGTTTACCAACGACGGAGATTTGGCAAAGAAATTGACGCATCCCCGTTATGAGGCTAAAAAGATCTACCATGTTGAGGCTAATCGTCCGGTGAGTAAAGAACACCTCGAGGAACTGATGAAAGGAATTGAGCTCGATGACGGTTTGATCAAATGTGACCAGGCGGAATATGTGAAAGACGGAGCTTCGGCACGTGAAGTGGGTATTGAAATTCATTCGGGCAAAAATCGTATTGTGCGACGGATGTTCGAAAAACTGGGCTACGAAGTGGTGAAACTGGACCGCGTACAATTTGCAAGCCTCACCAAAAAAGATCTTCCGCGCGGTTTTTACCGACATCTGACAGATAAAGAAGTTGCATTTTTAAAGATGACTAAATAA
- the lysS gene encoding lysine--tRNA ligase — protein MSVNELSELERQRRQSLQKLRELGIEPYPADLYPVSDKADDIKTNYQEGKTVCLAGRMMSNRDMGKASFAELQDSTGRIQLYINRDEICPEEDKTGYNTVFKKLLDLGDFIGVKGHVFKTQVGEISIHVKELTLLSKALKPLPLPKTDKEGNIHDGFTDPEMRYRQRYADLAVNPHVKEIFVKRTKLFNAMRQFFNDAGYMEVETPVLQAIPGGAAARPFVTHHNALDIPLYMRIANELYLKRLIVGGFDGVYEFSKNFRNEGMDRTHNPEFTAMEIYVAYKDYNWMMDFTERLLEYCAIAVNGTSEATFGEHTINFKAPYKRVTMRQSIIDFTGFDIAGKSEDELRAAARGMNITVDETMGKGKLIDEIFGGKCEGNYIQPTFITDYPKEMSPLCKVHRNDPELTERFELMVCGKEVANAYSELNDPIDQRERFEEQVRLSEKGDDEAMFIDQDFLRALEYGMPPTSGLGIGMDRLIMYLTNNPSIQEVLFFPQMRPETKSVKIVLNDNEKLIFDIVQREKSMELSTLKEQVNLSNKAWDTSIKGLTKNGLLKVTKTDEALIVDLV, from the coding sequence ATGAGTGTAAACGAACTCTCAGAACTGGAAAGACAGCGACGTCAATCGTTGCAGAAATTAAGAGAATTAGGCATCGAGCCTTATCCTGCCGATTTATACCCGGTGAGCGATAAAGCCGATGACATCAAAACAAACTACCAGGAAGGTAAAACCGTTTGCCTGGCAGGCCGCATGATGAGCAATCGCGATATGGGGAAAGCCTCTTTCGCTGAATTGCAGGATTCCACAGGTCGTATTCAACTGTATATAAACCGCGACGAAATCTGTCCGGAAGAAGATAAAACCGGTTACAATACCGTATTCAAGAAATTGCTTGATCTCGGTGATTTTATCGGGGTGAAAGGCCATGTGTTCAAAACACAGGTGGGCGAAATTTCGATCCACGTGAAAGAACTCACCTTATTGAGCAAAGCATTGAAACCGCTTCCGTTGCCTAAAACAGACAAAGAAGGGAATATTCATGATGGATTTACCGATCCTGAAATGCGTTACCGTCAGCGTTATGCTGATTTGGCGGTGAATCCGCACGTGAAAGAGATTTTCGTGAAACGTACCAAACTCTTCAATGCCATGCGTCAATTTTTCAATGATGCAGGTTACATGGAAGTGGAAACACCTGTTTTGCAGGCTATTCCAGGTGGTGCTGCCGCACGTCCATTCGTCACGCATCACAACGCGTTGGATATTCCGCTTTACATGCGAATTGCCAATGAGTTGTACCTGAAACGCCTCATCGTTGGTGGTTTCGACGGTGTATATGAGTTTTCCAAAAACTTCCGTAACGAAGGAATGGACCGTACTCACAATCCGGAATTTACCGCCATGGAAATCTATGTGGCTTACAAAGATTACAACTGGATGATGGATTTCACCGAGCGCTTATTGGAGTATTGTGCAATCGCAGTAAACGGTACTTCCGAAGCGACGTTTGGCGAGCACACAATCAATTTCAAAGCACCTTACAAACGCGTAACCATGCGTCAGTCAATCATCGATTTCACCGGATTCGACATTGCCGGAAAAAGCGAAGATGAATTGCGTGCCGCTGCCCGGGGAATGAACATCACCGTGGATGAAACCATGGGGAAAGGAAAATTAATCGATGAGATTTTCGGTGGAAAATGTGAAGGAAATTACATCCAGCCGACGTTCATCACCGATTACCCGAAAGAAATGTCGCCGTTGTGCAAAGTACACCGCAACGATCCGGAACTCACCGAACGCTTTGAACTCATGGTGTGCGGAAAAGAAGTTGCCAATGCGTATTCCGAATTAAATGACCCGATTGACCAGCGCGAGCGCTTCGAAGAACAGGTACGTTTATCCGAAAAGGGTGACGACGAAGCCATGTTCATTGACCAGGATTTCCTGCGTGCGCTCGAATACGGAATGCCGCCAACAAGTGGTTTGGGTATCGGTATGGACCGCCTGATCATGTATCTTACAAATAATCCGTCGATCCAGGAAGTATTATTCTTCCCGCAAATGCGTCCTGAAACAAAATCGGTGAAAATTGTATTGAACGACAATGAAAAACTGATTTTCGACATCGTGCAACGCGAAAAAAGCATGGAACTCAGTACTTTGAAAGAACAGGTAAACCTCAGCAACAAAGCGTGGGATACCAGTATCAAAGGCCTGACGAAGAATGGGTTGCTGAAAGTAACGAAGACGGATGAAGCATTGATCGTGGATTTAGTATAA